In Simplicispira sp. 125, one DNA window encodes the following:
- a CDS encoding branched-chain amino acid ABC transporter permease: MFYRENGQFKTSYRADQQIFPIAQDRIALALLLAVAFLVVPMLASDYFYRAILIPLVIMSMAALGVNILVGYCGQISLGSGAFMAVGAYGAFNFFVRFPGMPLIPALILGGLCATFFGILFGLPSLRVKGLYLAVATLAAQFFSDWMFLRIKWFTNNSDSGSVSVNNLQVLGMSIDSAVSKYLFCLTLLVIVALLAKNLVRGAIGREWMAIRDMDVAAAVIGIRPMYAKLSAFAVSSFIIGMAGALWAFVHLSAWEPAAFSVEISFRLLFMVIIGGMGSIMGAFFGATFIVVLPIFLNQFLPALAGLFGFEISTAAVSHAELMIFGALIVWFLIVEPHGLAKLWSIGKQKLRLWPFPH, encoded by the coding sequence ATGTTCTACCGCGAAAACGGCCAGTTCAAGACCAGCTACCGGGCCGACCAGCAGATTTTCCCGATCGCCCAGGACCGCATTGCCCTCGCCCTGCTGCTGGCCGTGGCCTTCCTGGTGGTGCCCATGCTGGCCAGCGATTATTTCTACCGCGCCATCCTGATTCCGCTGGTCATCATGTCGATGGCGGCGCTGGGCGTGAACATCCTTGTGGGCTACTGTGGCCAGATCTCGCTGGGTTCGGGCGCCTTCATGGCCGTGGGCGCTTACGGGGCCTTCAACTTCTTCGTGCGTTTCCCCGGCATGCCCTTGATTCCAGCGCTGATCCTGGGCGGCCTGTGCGCCACCTTCTTCGGCATTCTGTTCGGGCTGCCCAGCCTGCGCGTCAAAGGCCTGTACCTGGCCGTGGCCACGCTGGCCGCGCAGTTTTTCAGTGACTGGATGTTCCTGCGCATCAAGTGGTTCACCAACAACTCGGACTCGGGCTCGGTGTCAGTGAATAACCTGCAGGTTCTGGGCATGTCCATCGACAGCGCTGTGAGCAAGTACCTCTTCTGCCTGACACTGCTGGTCATCGTGGCCCTGCTGGCCAAGAACCTGGTGCGCGGCGCCATTGGCCGCGAGTGGATGGCTATCCGCGACATGGACGTAGCCGCCGCCGTGATCGGCATCCGCCCGATGTACGCAAAGCTCAGCGCCTTCGCCGTCAGCTCCTTCATCATCGGCATGGCCGGCGCGCTGTGGGCCTTTGTGCACCTGAGCGCGTGGGAACCAGCAGCCTTCTCGGTGGAAATTTCGTTCCGCCTGCTGTTCATGGTGATCATCGGCGGCATGGGCTCCATCATGGGCGCATTCTTTGGCGCGACCTTCATCGTGGTGCTGCCCATCTTCCTCAACCAGTTTCTCCCGGCACTGGCTGGCCTGTTCGGGTTCGAGATTTCCACGGCGGCCGTTTCGCACGCCGAACTGATGATCTTTGGCGCCCTGATCGTCTGGTTCCTGATCGTCGAACCCCATGGCTTGGCCAAGCTGTGGTCCATCGGCAAGCAAAAACTCCGCCTCTGGCCGTTCCCGCATTGA
- a CDS encoding acyl-CoA-binding protein, which yields MADLNAAFEAAVAQSKNLSERPDNATLLSIYALYKQGTAGDNTEKKPSFSDMVGRAKWDAWSKLKGTELDAAKQQYIDLIQSLS from the coding sequence ATGGCTGATCTCAACGCCGCTTTCGAAGCTGCCGTAGCCCAATCCAAGAACCTCAGCGAGCGCCCAGACAACGCCACGCTGCTCAGCATCTATGCGCTGTACAAGCAAGGCACCGCAGGTGACAACACCGAGAAGAAGCCCAGTTTTTCCGACATGGTGGGCCGTGCCAAGTGGGACGCCTGGAGCAAGCTCAAGGGCACCGAACTGGACGCCGCCAAGCAGCAGTACATCGACCTCATCCAGTCACTGAGCTGA
- a CDS encoding AMP-binding protein, translated as MTSFYDALETRTPAEREAAHMAALPVQVAHARAHSPAFAAILADVDPTLVTSRAALARLPVTRKHELLERQQAERSHNVFGGFATVGFGAAMPRVFASPGPIYEPEGTRRDYWRMARALNAAGFKAGELIHNCFSYHFVPAGSMMESGAHALGCTVFPGGTGQTEQQVQAMADLRPAGYIGTPSFLKLIVEKALDMQVPLPSITKALLSAEAFPPSLRDWFAERGITGYQCYGTADLGLIAYETAAREGLVMDENVIVEIVRPGTGDPVPEGEVGELVITTLNTDYPLIRFGTGDLSAILPGTCPTGRTNTRIKGWMGRADQTTKVRGLFVHPGQVALITSRFPQVLRARLVVRGEMANDQMVLQVETTETTGGLAPRLQDAIREVTKLRGEVELVAPGTLPNDGKVIEDARSYR; from the coding sequence ATGACCTCTTTCTACGACGCGCTGGAAACGCGCACACCAGCCGAACGCGAAGCAGCCCACATGGCGGCGCTGCCTGTGCAGGTAGCCCATGCGCGCGCGCACTCGCCGGCCTTCGCCGCGATCCTGGCCGATGTGGATCCCACCTTGGTGACCAGCCGTGCCGCTCTGGCCCGCCTGCCGGTCACCCGCAAGCATGAGCTGCTCGAGCGCCAACAGGCAGAGCGCTCGCACAATGTGTTTGGGGGGTTTGCCACGGTCGGCTTTGGTGCTGCTATGCCGCGCGTCTTCGCGAGCCCCGGCCCCATTTATGAGCCCGAGGGAACCCGCCGCGATTACTGGCGCATGGCGCGGGCCTTGAATGCAGCCGGTTTTAAGGCGGGCGAACTCATCCACAACTGCTTTTCTTACCACTTCGTTCCCGCGGGTTCGATGATGGAAAGTGGCGCCCATGCCCTGGGCTGCACCGTTTTCCCCGGCGGCACGGGCCAGACCGAGCAGCAGGTGCAAGCCATGGCCGATTTGCGTCCTGCCGGTTATATCGGCACGCCCAGCTTCCTCAAGCTCATTGTCGAGAAGGCACTGGACATGCAGGTGCCGCTGCCCAGCATCACCAAGGCATTGCTCTCGGCCGAGGCCTTCCCGCCGTCGCTGCGCGACTGGTTTGCCGAGCGCGGCATCACCGGCTACCAGTGCTACGGCACCGCAGACCTGGGTCTGATTGCCTACGAAACAGCCGCGCGTGAAGGCCTGGTAATGGACGAAAACGTGATCGTTGAGATCGTACGACCCGGCACCGGCGACCCGGTGCCCGAGGGCGAGGTGGGCGAACTCGTCATCACCACACTGAACACCGACTACCCACTGATCCGCTTTGGCACGGGCGACCTCTCGGCCATCTTGCCCGGCACCTGCCCCACTGGTCGCACCAACACGCGCATCAAGGGCTGGATGGGCCGTGCCGACCAGACCACCAAAGTACGCGGCCTGTTCGTGCATCCGGGCCAGGTCGCCCTGATCACCAGCCGCTTCCCGCAGGTGTTGCGTGCACGCCTGGTGGTGCGCGGCGAAATGGCGAACGACCAGATGGTGCTGCAAGTGGAAACCACCGAAACCACTGGGGGCCTCGCACCCCGGCTGCAGGATGCCATCCGAGAAGTGACCAAGCTGCGGGGCGAGGTGGAACTGGTCGCCCCGGGCACCCTGCCCAACGACGGCAAGGTGATCGAGGACGCGCGCAGCTACCGCTGA
- a CDS encoding class I SAM-dependent methyltransferase, with the protein MPHLLHNLEERLHRLPVRLALELPGGQRLGSQDADVRLRFADRLTLAALAGGQVGDVGAAIVEGRVEMEGSMRALMAAAAGLVVHDPAHDHTGWWTRAMARARSLVVHTVVRDTRYVRFHYDLSDDFFALWLDPLRVYSCAYYRTPDLTLAQAQEAKLDHICRKLRLRPGDRLLDVGAGWGGLLLWAAEHYGADATGITLSRNQHAHAQRRIAECGLQSRVRMQLCDFRQMEDLEPFDRIASVGMFEHVGRAQMPRYFGTLHGLLRPGGLLLNHGITAAGVDNTELGAGMGDFIEEYIFPGGELLHVSTVLHDLARSGLEMVDTENLRPHYARTLWAWSDALEAVLPRAQQVLEAQAGPVEAAQALRAYRLYLAGSALGFERGWISLHQILAARPDGGAQAGALPGAQSAYPFTRDYMYSKEVPCSTNSNPAPRPI; encoded by the coding sequence ATGCCACATCTGCTGCACAACCTCGAAGAGCGGCTGCACCGTCTGCCAGTCCGCCTGGCGCTCGAACTGCCGGGCGGGCAGCGGTTGGGCAGCCAGGACGCCGATGTCCGCCTGCGCTTCGCGGACCGGCTGACGCTCGCCGCCCTGGCGGGCGGGCAGGTGGGTGATGTGGGCGCGGCCATCGTGGAAGGCCGCGTGGAGATGGAGGGCAGTATGCGCGCACTGATGGCCGCAGCCGCCGGGCTGGTGGTGCACGACCCTGCACACGACCACACCGGCTGGTGGACGCGCGCCATGGCCCGGGCCCGGTCCCTGGTGGTGCACACGGTCGTGCGCGATACGCGCTATGTGCGGTTCCACTACGACCTGTCGGACGATTTCTTCGCGCTCTGGCTTGATCCGCTGCGTGTGTACTCGTGCGCCTACTACCGCACGCCGGACCTCACGCTCGCGCAGGCGCAGGAGGCCAAGCTCGACCACATCTGCCGCAAGCTGCGGCTGCGCCCCGGGGACCGCCTGCTCGACGTGGGTGCGGGCTGGGGCGGGCTGCTGCTGTGGGCGGCCGAGCATTACGGTGCCGATGCCACCGGCATCACGCTGTCGCGCAATCAGCACGCCCATGCGCAGCGCCGCATCGCCGAGTGCGGCCTGCAATCGCGTGTGCGCATGCAGCTGTGCGACTTCCGCCAGATGGAGGACCTCGAACCGTTCGACCGGATTGCGTCCGTCGGTATGTTCGAGCATGTCGGGCGGGCGCAGATGCCGCGCTACTTCGGTACCCTGCACGGTCTGCTGCGGCCCGGCGGGCTGCTGCTGAACCATGGCATCACCGCCGCAGGAGTGGACAACACGGAGCTGGGCGCTGGCATGGGCGATTTCATCGAGGAGTACATCTTCCCGGGCGGTGAGTTGCTGCACGTGAGCACGGTGCTGCACGACCTGGCCCGCTCGGGCCTGGAGATGGTGGACACTGAAAACCTGCGTCCCCACTACGCGCGCACGCTCTGGGCCTGGTCGGATGCGCTCGAGGCAGTGCTGCCTCGAGCGCAGCAGGTGCTGGAGGCGCAAGCCGGCCCCGTGGAGGCCGCCCAGGCGCTGCGCGCCTACCGCCTGTACCTGGCGGGCAGTGCGCTGGGCTTCGAGCGCGGCTGGATCTCCCTGCACCAGATCCTCGCGGCGCGGCCCGACGGCGGAGCGCAGGCGGGCGCCTTGCCCGGTGCACAATCGGCGTACCCGTTCACCCGCGACTACATGTATTCCAAGGAAGTGCCATGCTCTACAAATTCAAATCCCGCGCCACGGCCGATCTGA
- a CDS encoding MFS transporter, with amino-acid sequence MTAHPQRWAVACLGTTQTLAWASSYYLPAMLAAPMARDLGVSTPTVFAAFSLALVVSALLGPLAGHAIDRHGGRPVLLATNMVFALALAALALAQGPVTLFAAWALMGIAMAHPLGALLLVTLGGPAAAVFTALHGAGNGILTIAKGTLPLALFGPAGYGMRQGWLMAPARVAQAFAPLLFGLLLDRAGASAILLTGALGLTVVLALWALKRSPP; translated from the coding sequence ATGACCGCCCACCCACAGCGCTGGGCCGTGGCATGCCTGGGAACCACCCAGACCCTGGCCTGGGCTTCGTCGTACTACCTGCCCGCCATGTTGGCGGCCCCCATGGCACGCGACCTGGGGGTCAGTACACCGACGGTCTTTGCAGCGTTCTCGCTGGCGCTCGTCGTCTCGGCGCTATTGGGCCCGCTGGCGGGCCACGCAATTGACCGGCATGGCGGCCGCCCGGTGCTGCTGGCTACCAACATGGTGTTTGCGCTGGCGCTGGCAGCCCTGGCGCTGGCACAGGGCCCCGTCACCCTGTTTGCAGCCTGGGCGCTGATGGGCATCGCCATGGCACACCCGCTGGGCGCCTTGCTGCTGGTCACGCTGGGCGGGCCTGCGGCGGCGGTTTTCACCGCGCTGCATGGCGCGGGCAATGGCATTCTGACCATTGCCAAGGGCACCCTGCCGCTGGCACTCTTTGGGCCTGCGGGCTATGGCATGCGCCAAGGCTGGCTCATGGCACCAGCGCGCGTGGCGCAGGCTTTTGCCCCACTGCTGTTTGGCCTGCTGCTCGACCGTGCAGGCGCTTCGGCCATCCTGCTGACCGGAGCGCTGGGGCTGACGGTGGTGCTGGCCCTGTGGGCGCTCAAGCGCTCGCCCCCTTGA
- a CDS encoding ABC transporter substrate-binding protein: protein MKLSKIVIAATVVVAGAASLSTSALAQAKEQFFPLLSYRTGPYAPNGTPWANGKQDYLKMINARDGGINGVKLTFEECETGYATDRGVECYERLKSKPGVALFDPQATGITFALTEKAPVDKIPLMTLGYGLSVAQDGMAFKWNFPLMGSYWTGADILIQHIGKGLGGMDKLKGKKIALVYHDSPFGKEPIPLLQERSKMHGFELQMLPVTAPGVEQKATWLQVRQSRPDYVLLWGWGVMNSTALKEAQATGFPREKMYGVWWAGAEPDVRDVGEGAKGYHALALNGSGTQPKVIQDILKNVHDKGQGTGPKDEVGSVLYTRGVIIQMLGVEGVRRAQERFGKGKVMTGEQVRWGLENLALDQKKLDAMGFNGVMRPLSTSCADHMGSTWARVQTWDGKKWDIGADWYQADEQILKPMVKAGSEKYMSDKKLTRRDTADCQS, encoded by the coding sequence ATGAAGCTTTCGAAAATCGTGATTGCCGCTACTGTCGTGGTCGCAGGTGCAGCGTCGCTGTCCACCAGCGCGCTGGCGCAGGCCAAGGAGCAGTTCTTCCCGCTGCTGTCTTACCGCACCGGCCCCTACGCACCCAACGGCACGCCCTGGGCCAACGGCAAGCAGGACTATCTCAAGATGATCAATGCCCGCGACGGCGGCATCAACGGTGTCAAGCTCACATTTGAAGAGTGCGAAACCGGCTATGCCACGGACCGCGGCGTGGAATGCTACGAACGCCTCAAGAGCAAGCCCGGCGTGGCCCTGTTCGACCCGCAAGCCACCGGTATCACCTTTGCACTGACCGAAAAGGCCCCTGTGGACAAGATCCCGCTGATGACGCTGGGATATGGCCTGTCGGTGGCGCAGGACGGTATGGCCTTCAAGTGGAACTTCCCGTTGATGGGCAGCTACTGGACCGGCGCCGACATTCTGATCCAGCACATCGGCAAGGGCCTGGGCGGCATGGACAAGCTCAAGGGCAAGAAGATTGCGCTGGTGTACCACGACAGCCCGTTCGGCAAGGAACCCATCCCGCTGCTGCAGGAGCGCTCCAAGATGCACGGTTTTGAGCTGCAGATGCTGCCCGTGACGGCCCCCGGTGTGGAGCAAAAGGCCACCTGGCTGCAGGTGCGCCAGAGCCGACCCGACTATGTGCTGCTCTGGGGCTGGGGGGTGATGAATTCGACCGCCCTGAAGGAAGCGCAAGCCACTGGTTTCCCGCGCGAAAAAATGTACGGCGTGTGGTGGGCCGGTGCCGAGCCTGACGTGCGCGACGTGGGCGAAGGCGCCAAGGGCTACCACGCTCTGGCGCTGAACGGTTCGGGCACGCAGCCCAAGGTGATCCAGGACATTCTCAAAAACGTGCACGACAAGGGACAGGGCACAGGGCCCAAGGATGAGGTGGGTTCGGTGCTGTACACCCGGGGCGTGATCATCCAGATGCTGGGTGTGGAAGGTGTGCGCCGTGCGCAGGAGCGCTTTGGCAAGGGCAAGGTCATGACCGGTGAGCAAGTGCGCTGGGGCCTGGAGAACCTGGCCCTCGACCAGAAAAAGCTCGATGCCATGGGCTTTAACGGTGTGATGCGCCCGCTGTCCACGAGCTGTGCCGACCACATGGGCTCGACCTGGGCCCGTGTGCAGACCTGGGACGGCAAGAAGTGGGACATCGGCGCCGACTGGTACCAGGCCGATGAGCAGATTCTCAAGCCCATGGTCAAGGCAGGTTCTGAAAAGTACATGTCCGACAAGAAGCTGACACGCCGCGATACGGCCGATTGCCAGTCTTGA
- a CDS encoding EamA family transporter, producing MTSIFNMQAASRRGMALAVALLLVYVVWGTTYFAMGIALETMPPLLMNAARFLCAGGVMLLVALAQGHTLPTRAQWRSSAVVGGLMVFLAMNCIGFAQKMGIGSGLMATVVTTMPMWLALWTHWGGEKVPATSWAGLALGVVGALLLALEGDFSTSGWGALLAFGAPLCWSLGSYASRRLSLPPPAMASAAQWLVGGAMGLVVALWFEPVQQLAHVSARSWMAWVYLLAMGTLVALNAYLWLLQNTSAAVAGSYSFVNPAVALLVGVALGGERLTGWVFAALPLIGAALAFILYGGALGQWLLRTRAGLSVGKAHS from the coding sequence ATGACGTCTATTTTCAATATGCAAGCCGCCAGCCGGCGGGGTATGGCTTTGGCCGTGGCGCTGCTGCTGGTCTATGTCGTGTGGGGAACCACTTACTTTGCCATGGGCATTGCTCTAGAAACCATGCCGCCGCTGCTGATGAATGCGGCGCGCTTCCTGTGTGCCGGGGGGGTGATGCTGCTGGTGGCCCTGGCACAAGGACATACGCTGCCCACGCGGGCGCAGTGGCGCAGCAGTGCCGTGGTGGGTGGGTTGATGGTCTTCCTGGCCATGAACTGCATTGGCTTTGCGCAAAAAATGGGCATCGGTTCCGGCCTGATGGCCACCGTGGTCACCACCATGCCCATGTGGCTGGCTTTGTGGACGCACTGGGGGGGTGAAAAAGTGCCTGCCACCAGCTGGGCCGGGCTGGCGCTGGGCGTGGTGGGGGCATTGCTGCTGGCGCTGGAGGGCGATTTCTCAACCTCCGGCTGGGGCGCGCTGTTGGCTTTTGGCGCGCCGCTGTGCTGGAGCCTCGGCTCGTATGCGTCGCGCAGGCTGTCGCTCCCGCCACCCGCCATGGCGTCGGCGGCGCAGTGGCTGGTAGGCGGTGCGATGGGGCTGGTGGTGGCGCTGTGGTTTGAGCCGGTGCAGCAGCTCGCCCATGTGAGCGCACGCTCGTGGATGGCCTGGGTCTATCTGCTGGCCATGGGAACGCTGGTGGCGCTCAATGCCTACCTGTGGCTGTTGCAAAACACCTCGGCCGCCGTGGCGGGCAGCTATTCGTTCGTGAACCCGGCCGTGGCGCTGCTGGTGGGCGTGGCTCTGGGCGGCGAGCGTCTCACGGGCTGGGTGTTCGCGGCGCTACCGCTGATCGGCGCGGCGCTGGCCTTCATCCTGTATGGCGGCGCCCTTGGCCAGTGGCTGCTGCGCACGCGGGCGGGCCTGTCGGTCGGCAAGGCCCATTCCTGA
- the arsC gene encoding arsenate reductase (glutaredoxin) (This arsenate reductase requires both glutathione and glutaredoxin to convert arsenate to arsenite, after which the efflux transporter formed by ArsA and ArsB can extrude the arsenite from the cell, providing resistance.) → MSTITIYHNPRCSNSRSALALIRSHGIEPEVIEYLRHPPSRETLLALVAASGGPVIDLVRSKEAAFTELHLDQPGVTDAQLIEAMLQHPVLINRPIVVSPRGTRLCRPPEQVLDLLPPATPGA, encoded by the coding sequence ATGAGCACCATCACCATCTACCACAACCCCCGCTGCAGCAATTCCCGCAGCGCGCTGGCCCTGATCCGCAGCCACGGCATCGAGCCCGAGGTCATCGAATACCTGCGCCACCCGCCCAGCCGTGAAACCTTGTTGGCCCTGGTGGCCGCCAGCGGCGGGCCAGTGATCGACCTGGTGCGCAGCAAGGAAGCCGCATTCACCGAACTGCACCTGGACCAGCCCGGCGTGACCGATGCCCAACTCATCGAAGCGATGCTACAGCACCCCGTACTGATCAACCGCCCCATCGTCGTCTCACCCCGGGGAACGCGGCTGTGCCGCCCGCCGGAGCAGGTGCTCGACCTCCTGCCGCCCGCCACCCCGGGCGCTTAA
- a CDS encoding Lrp/AsnC family transcriptional regulator, with protein sequence MTQANIQIDDVDSRIISALAADGRRSYADIGAEVGLSTAAVHERVKKMLEKGVIRRFSISVDPDRVGLNFTAFVAIRNDGGIHCRDVAPRLLAMPQVEELHSVAGEYDFLAKIRTTHARALEDVIYQIKAIQGVARTTSTVVLNTEFEDRPLDLGWLAKPTEP encoded by the coding sequence ATGACGCAAGCAAATATTCAGATAGATGACGTTGACTCCAGAATTATTTCGGCCTTAGCGGCAGACGGCCGTCGTTCCTATGCCGACATTGGTGCCGAGGTGGGGCTATCCACCGCTGCCGTGCACGAGCGGGTGAAAAAAATGCTGGAAAAAGGCGTAATCCGCCGTTTTTCCATCAGCGTGGACCCGGACCGCGTAGGGCTGAACTTCACCGCCTTCGTGGCGATCCGCAACGATGGCGGCATCCACTGCCGCGACGTGGCACCGCGCCTGCTGGCCATGCCACAAGTGGAAGAGCTGCACAGCGTGGCAGGCGAATACGATTTTTTGGCCAAAATCCGCACCACCCATGCGCGTGCGCTCGAGGATGTGATCTACCAGATCAAGGCCATCCAGGGCGTGGCCCGCACGACCAGCACCGTCGTGCTGAACACCGAATTTGAAGACCGCCCGCTGGATCTGGGCTGGCTGGCCAAACCGACTGAACCATGA
- a CDS encoding ABC transporter ATP-binding protein: MDSKNIVLNVNGIEVIYNHVILVLKGVSLQVPEGSIVAILGGNGAGKTTTLRAISNLLKGERGEVTKGNIDLRGERIENLSPADLVKRGVVQVMEGRHCFAHLTIEENLLTGSYTRSSKAEIAANLEKVYNYFPRLKTRRTSQAAYTSGGEQQMCAIGRALMTNPSMVLLDEPSMGLAPQIVEEVFNIVKDLNTKEKVTFLLAEQNTNMALKYSDYGYIMESGRIVMDGVSSDLANNEDVKEFYLGVGGGERKSFKDVKSYKRRKRWLA; the protein is encoded by the coding sequence ATGGACTCCAAAAACATCGTTCTGAACGTCAACGGCATCGAGGTCATCTACAACCACGTGATCCTTGTGCTCAAGGGTGTCTCGCTGCAGGTGCCCGAGGGCAGCATCGTGGCCATCCTGGGCGGCAATGGTGCCGGCAAGACCACCACGCTGCGCGCCATCTCGAACCTGCTCAAGGGTGAACGGGGAGAAGTCACCAAGGGCAACATCGATCTGCGCGGCGAACGCATCGAGAACCTCTCGCCGGCCGATCTGGTCAAGCGCGGCGTGGTGCAGGTGATGGAAGGGCGCCACTGCTTTGCCCACCTCACCATCGAGGAAAACCTTCTGACCGGCTCCTACACGCGCTCGAGCAAGGCGGAGATCGCTGCCAACCTGGAGAAGGTCTACAACTACTTCCCGCGCCTCAAGACACGCCGCACCTCTCAGGCGGCCTACACCTCGGGGGGCGAGCAGCAGATGTGCGCCATTGGCCGCGCCCTGATGACCAACCCCAGCATGGTGCTGCTGGATGAGCCCTCCATGGGCCTTGCGCCGCAGATCGTCGAAGAGGTGTTCAACATCGTCAAGGATCTGAACACCAAGGAAAAGGTCACCTTCCTGCTGGCCGAGCAGAACACCAACATGGCCCTGAAGTATTCCGACTATGGATACATCATGGAATCGGGCCGCATCGTGATGGACGGCGTCTCTTCCGACCTGGCCAACAACGAAGACGTCAAGGAGTTCTACCTGGGCGTCGGCGGCGGCGAGCGCAAGAGTTTCAAGGACGTCAAGAGCTACAAGCGCCGCAAGCGCTGGCTGGCCTAA
- a CDS encoding DUF1840 domain-containing protein, translating into MLYKFKSRATADLILLEPHGRRLLQAMGREPARQGIVTAAQIPSAIAALEAAVAADERRRAEAAQADEAKETESGDAEQDTVTLRQRAAPFIDMLRRSAAEGQDVVWGA; encoded by the coding sequence ATGCTCTACAAATTCAAATCCCGCGCCACGGCCGATCTGATCCTGCTGGAGCCGCACGGGCGGCGCCTGCTGCAGGCCATGGGCAGGGAGCCAGCACGCCAGGGCATCGTGACGGCCGCGCAGATTCCTTCGGCTATAGCGGCGCTGGAGGCCGCCGTGGCAGCCGATGAACGCCGCAGGGCCGAAGCGGCCCAGGCCGACGAGGCCAAGGAGACAGAATCCGGTGACGCGGAGCAGGATACGGTCACGCTGCGCCAGCGGGCCGCGCCCTTTATCGACATGCTGCGCCGCAGCGCTGCCGAGGGGCAGGACGTGGTTTGGGGAGCGTAG
- a CDS encoding polyhydroxyalkanoic acid system family protein — protein MSMIHIHRHHHLGMPEARKIAFLWAEQAEEKFDMECAYEEGDTQDTVYFTRAGIKGTLQVLGDQFEFKAELGFLVSAFKARIETEIAEQLDTLLHPPKVGKKKKPAAPKA, from the coding sequence ATGTCCATGATCCACATCCACCGCCACCACCACCTGGGCATGCCCGAGGCCCGCAAAATCGCCTTCCTATGGGCCGAACAAGCCGAGGAAAAATTCGACATGGAATGCGCCTACGAAGAAGGCGACACCCAGGACACCGTGTATTTCACCCGTGCCGGCATCAAGGGCACCTTGCAGGTGCTGGGCGACCAGTTTGAGTTCAAGGCCGAGCTGGGTTTTCTGGTCAGCGCTTTCAAGGCCCGCATCGAGACCGAGATTGCCGAGCAGCTCGACACGCTGCTGCACCCGCCCAAGGTCGGCAAGAAAAAGAAACCAGCGGCGCCCAAGGCCTGA
- a CDS encoding aminopeptidase, translating into MPLSHLARFCVYRPLAFAGFFVLAGCAHGDSALAYYWQSVRGHVQIMQAAQPLEAWIARDDLAPALRERLRLAQRARDFAVTELAMPDNDSYRRYADLQRPAAVWNVVAAPPYALQLHTWCFPVTGCIGYRGYFSEADAQAEGARLAAQGLEVEVYGVPAYSTLGYMNWAGGDPLLSTFIGWPEGDFVRLLFHELAHQVVYASGDTLFNESFATAVERLGSAQWLATQATPQAREAFAASQARRNQFRALTRTTRARLLEIYTSNQSQTLDEKALSAMKTEAMDAFRRDYAALRSHWHAPPAQQAGYDRWVEHANNASFAAQAAYDEWVPAFEALFEQSGRRWQPFYDAVKELTALAQPVRAERLRALLPVNASPH; encoded by the coding sequence ATGCCCCTTTCACACCTTGCCCGTTTTTGCGTCTACAGGCCCCTCGCCTTTGCGGGGTTTTTCGTCCTGGCAGGCTGCGCGCATGGCGACAGTGCATTGGCGTACTACTGGCAGTCCGTGCGCGGCCATGTCCAGATCATGCAGGCCGCTCAGCCGCTGGAGGCCTGGATCGCGCGCGACGACCTGGCCCCGGCCCTGCGCGAGCGCCTGCGCCTGGCACAACGTGCCCGGGACTTTGCCGTGACGGAACTGGCCATGCCCGACAACGACAGCTACCGCCGCTACGCCGACCTGCAACGACCAGCCGCTGTCTGGAACGTGGTGGCGGCGCCGCCCTATGCGCTGCAGTTGCACACTTGGTGCTTTCCGGTGACGGGCTGCATTGGCTACCGGGGCTACTTCAGCGAAGCCGATGCCCAGGCCGAGGGCGCACGCCTGGCTGCGCAGGGGCTCGAGGTCGAGGTGTATGGCGTGCCTGCCTATTCCACCCTGGGTTACATGAACTGGGCCGGTGGCGACCCGCTGCTGAGCACCTTCATCGGCTGGCCCGAGGGCGACTTCGTGCGCCTGTTGTTCCACGAGCTGGCACACCAGGTGGTGTATGCCAGCGGCGACACGCTGTTCAACGAATCTTTTGCCACGGCTGTGGAGCGCCTGGGCAGCGCCCAATGGCTCGCCACACAGGCCACGCCCCAGGCCCGCGAGGCCTTTGCCGCCAGCCAAGCGCGGCGCAACCAGTTCCGCGCCCTGACGCGGACGACACGCGCACGTCTGCTCGAAATATACACATCAAATCAGTCTCAAACGCTTGATGAGAAAGCGCTATCAGCTATGAAAACAGAAGCGATGGATGCGTTCCGCAGGGACTATGCCGCACTGCGCAGCCACTGGCACGCCCCCCCTGCACAACAGGCCGGCTACGACCGATGGGTAGAGCACGCCAACAACGCCAGCTTTGCTGCGCAGGCCGCCTATGACGAATGGGTTCCAGCCTTCGAAGCGCTGTTTGAACAGTCGGGACGGCGCTGGCAACCGTTCTATGATGCAGTCAAAGAACTGACTGCATTGGCGCAGCCGGTGCGCGCCGAGCGTCTGCGTGCCCTGTTACCTGTCAACGCCAGCCCCCATTGA